In the Naumovozyma dairenensis CBS 421 chromosome 4, complete genome genome, one interval contains:
- the RPL8B gene encoding 60S ribosomal protein eL8 (similar to Saccharomyces cerevisiae RPL8A (YHL033C) and RPL8B (YLL045C); ancestral locus Anc_4.8), whose translation MAPGKKVAPAPFGAKSTKSSKAKNPLTHSTPKNFGIGQSIQPKRNLSRYVKWPEYVRLQRQKKILSIRLKVPPTIAQFQYTLDRNTASETFKLFNKYRPESSAEKKERLTKEAAAIAEGKTRQEASPKPYAVKFGLNHVVSLIENKKAKLVLIANDVDPIELVIFLPALCKKMGVPYAIVKGKARLGTLVNQKTSAVAALTEVRSEDEAALAKLVSTIDANFADKYDEVKKHWGGGIMGNKAQAKIAKKAKASESA comes from the coding sequence ATGGCTCCAGGTAAGAAAGTTGCTCCAGCTCCATTTGGTGCTAAATCCACCAAGTCTTCTAAGGCTAAGAACCCATTGACTCACTCTACTCCAAAGAACTTTGGTATTGGTCAATCCATTCAACCAAAGAGAAACTTGTCCAGATACGTCAAATGGCCAGAATATGTTAGATTACAAAGACAAAAGAAGATCTTATCTATCAGATTGAAGGTTCCACCAACCATTGCTCAATTCCAATACACTTTGGACAGAAACACTGCTTCTgaaactttcaaattattcaacAAATACAGACCAGAATCTTCAGCtgaaaagaaggaaagaTTAACTAAGGAAGCTGCTGCCATTGCTGAAGGTAAGACTAGACAAGAAGCTTCTCCAAAGCCATATGCTGTTAAGTTTGGTTTGAACCATGTTGTCTCTTTGATTGAAAACAAGAAGGCTAAGTTAGTTTTGATCGCTAATGATGTTGACCCAATTGAATTGGTTATTTTCTTACCAGCTTTATGTAAGAAGATGGGTGTTCCATACGCCATTGTCAAGGGTAAGGCTAGATTAGGTACTTTAGTTAACCAAAAGACTTCTGCTGTCGCTGCTTTGACTGAAGTTAGAtctgaagatgaagctGCTTTAGCTAAGTTGGTTTCTACCATTGATGCTAACTTTGCTGACAAATACGATGAAGTTAAGAAGCACTGGGGTGGTGGTATCATGGGCAACAAAGCTCAAGCTAAGATTGCCAAGAAGGCCAAAGCTTCTGAATCCGCTTAA
- the FRE6 gene encoding putative ferric-chelate reductase, giving the protein MRERFYWHTPKKDVWEKNSVMACASYLTKLDWNYKTSAEEQKQLQFYSTLCDYKPALGSWSLCIYGMLNDKGMNPNNSTFEKCLESLQGLCSLSNSTTANLTIGQYHNVLNNATRFAIPEPTDSTRPIEYPVAMNQTFRSRYGEAFHTHAYNLDISNYYGLLLCSYFLFVLLVASCFQYWDRTGFNAVLFKHKFFNYIRGHFLLPTLLKNHANYTNFKSITLGLFPTRLETAYLFGYQLTHLIFICIDYNYDPYNLLFKSKSLQRIRFFADRTGIMAFAQLPLIILFSTRNNIFEYFTGFKYSTFIMFHKWIGRTMVLDLILHAFAYTIYAVNYKNLSHSSKQSYFQFGIVACFIAILMIILSIGLIRKNFYETFLYSHIILAILFFYSCWKHVEKLGWKEWIFSSLAIWAMERIFRLIQLLNFGAPLAKFQLYGKDLIRITIPKTPKMNWNGRPGQYGFLYVLHPLIFWQSHPFTFIDADDHLIIVARAKTGATHTIFKQLVKQGGSTQFHVSIEGPYGTPTNLHHFTNVLLLAGGSGLPGLLDHASILAQDALKSNKIVYITLILVVRGHDILKAFKKEILALKPLKINLIIYDTALQLAGFGEATPNSDSTNSFHEPLLQSTSNILKDLQGSAIIYYKRPNLEKVLSDACDENKGLAIVCCGPPSFVDIVRNNTAKQVLKHPNKAIQYFEEFQCW; this is encoded by the coding sequence ATGCGAGAGAGATTTTACTGGCATACTCCCAAGAAGGATGTATGGGAAAAAAACTCCGTCATGGCATGTGCCTCATATTTAACTAAATTGGATTGGAATTATAAAACCAGTGCAGAAGAGCAAAAACAGCTACAATTTTATTCCACTCTATGCGATTATAAACCTGCCTTAGGTAGTTGGTCTCTTTGCATATATGGAATGTTAAATGACAAAGGCATGAATCCAAATAATAGTACGTTTGAGAAATGTTTAGAATCTTTGCAAGGTTTATGTTCATTATCGAATTCTACTACTGCCAATCTGACAATAGGTCAATATCATAATGTCTTGAACAATGCTACACGTTTTGCAATACCCGAACCTACTGACAGTACTAGGCCCATCGAGTACCCCGTGGCAATGAACCAGACTTTCAGATCAAGATATGGAGAAGCTTTCCATACTCATGCATATAACCTTGATATAAGTAACTATTATGGGCTTCTTCTCTGTTCATACTTCctatttgtattattagtaGCAAGCTGTTTCCAATATTGGGATCGTACAGGATTCAACGCCGTCTTATTTAAAcataaattcttcaattacATTAGGGGCCATTTCCTTCTACCCACACTACTCAAGAATCATGCAAACTATActaatttcaaatccatTACCCTTGGACTATTTCCAACAAGATTGGAAACCGCCTACTTATTCGGATACCAATTGACACATCTCATATTTATATGTATAGATTATAATTATGACCCCTATAATTTGCtattcaaatcaaaatcattacaAAGAATACGTTTCTTTGCCGATAGAACAGGAATAATGGCATTTGCACAACTCCCATTAATCATTTTGTTTAGTACaagaaacaatatatttgaatatttcacaggtttcaaatattccaCTTTCATAATGTTCCATAAATGGATCGGTAGAACAATGGTCCTTGATCTAATATTACATGCCTTTGCATATACCATATATGCAGTAAACTATAAGAACTTGAGTCACTCGAGTAAACAATCGTATTTCCAGTTCGGTATAGTAGCATGTTTCATCGCTatactaatgataatattatctATAGGTTTAATTAGGAAAAATTTCTATGAAACTTTCCTTTATTCACATATAATATTGGCtatattgtttttctaTTCATGTTGGAAGCATGTGGAAAAACTTGGTTGGAAAGAATGGATTTTCAGCTCATTAGCTATTTGGGCCATGGAAAGAATATTCCGTCTAATACAATTGTTAAATTTCGGTGCCCCACTTGCtaaatttcaattataCGGCAAGGATCTCATTAGAATAACGATACCGAAAACTCCCAAGATGAATTGGAATGGTCGACCCGGTCAATATGGGTTTCTATACGTTTTACATCCTTTGATCTTTTGGCAATCACATCCTTTCACATTTATAGATGCTGATGACCATTTAATTATCGTTGCAAGAGCTAAAACTGGAGCCACTCATACcattttcaaacaattgGTCAAACAAGGTGGATCTACACAATTTCATGTCTCAATAGAAGGCCCATATGGGACACCAACAAATTTGCATCATTTTACgaatgtattattattagctGGAGGTAGTGGGCTACCGGGACTCCTTGACCATGCTTCCATTTTAGCACAAGATGcattgaaatcaaataaaattgtaTACATTACATTAATATTGGTGGTTCGTGGCCatgatatattaaaagcatttaaaaaggaaatattaGCATTAAAACCattgaaaattaatttaattatatatgataCTGCCCTACAACTAGCCGGATTTGGAGAAGCTACACCAAATTCAGATTCTACGAATTCATTTCATGAACCATTGTTACAATCAACGTCAAATATTCTGAAAGATTTGCAAGGATCTGCTATTATCTATTATAAAAGGCCTAATTTGGAGAAAGTCCTGAGTGATGCATGTGATGAGAATAAAGGGTTAGCTATCGTGTGCTGCGGGCCTCCTAGTTTTGTAGATATAGTTAGAAATAATACTGCAAAACAAGTACTCAAACATCCTAATAAGGCAATTCAATACTTTGAAGAATTCCAATGTTGGTAA
- the LDB18 gene encoding Ldb18p, whose amino-acid sequence MKENISEILDLLEARVDILEQSIGDVTGLDSDIPSKVLTLSSKLYGICYQGNKYDQTMLALLNKSISTMDEQSSSSLSTLPLQTVLVCADSIKELLFNLNELEEESEQSINMDSISNIQAFPEKSTSLTKLPYLFSYSRLLLMKSLLLSRFYLKSNYAINARFQEMQFQLADMSQKIDDLINTIEF is encoded by the coding sequence ATGAAAGAGAATATAAGCGAGATTCTTGACTTGTTGGAAGCTAGAGTAGACATTCTCGAACAATCCATTGGAGATGTGACAGGATTGGATAGTGATATCCCGTCCAAAGTGCTTACGTTATCCTCTAAACTGTACGGTATATGTTACCAAGGTAATAAATACGATCAAACAATGCTTgctttattgaataaatcaatttccACCATGGATGAACAATCAAGTTCCTCACTATCAACATTACCGTTACAGACAGTCTTGGTTTGTGCTGATTCAATTAaggaattattatttaatctCAATGAGCTCGAAGAAGAATCCGAACAATCAATTAATATGGATTCAATATCGAATATACAGGCCTTCCCCGAGAAGTCTACAAGCTTAACAAAACTACCTTATTTATTTAGCTATTCAAGATTGTTACTGATGAAGTCTCTTTTACTTTCTagattttatttgaaatctaATTACGCAATCAATGCTCGGTTCCAAGAAATGCAATTTCAACTTGCAGATATGTCACAAAAAATAGACGACCTAATAAATACCATAGAGTTTTAG
- the ATG10 gene encoding E2-like conjugating enzyme (similar to Saccharomyces cerevisiae ATG10 (YLL042C); ancestral locus Anc_4.12), with the protein MISHEEYKQQLKNLYESTGFQEWGKCKHIHLSPSYDWLSINADFPSNPNISPEQQDFAHLELKIVYSVVYKEPQLLLRVWKYAVDETGITVKVPVFPPDIKDFLNLPAWIQINLDIHSHDGLAETWYFIHPCDTSEIVGMCHHEKYLERWTSTFVSSLLP; encoded by the coding sequence ATGATAAGTCATGAAGAGtataaacaacaattaaagAATCTTTATGAATCCACAGGCTTTCAAGAATGGGGAAAATGCAAACATATTCATCTATCTCCAAGTTATGATTGGCTATCAATCAACGCTGATTTCCCCTCTAACCCTAATATATCTCCAGAGCAGCAAGACTTCGCTCACCTcgaattgaaaattgttTATTCTGTTGTGTATAAAGAACCGCAATTGTTGTTGCGTGTCTGGAAATACGCTGTTGATGAAACCGGTATTACAGTTAAGGTTCCCGTTTTCCCACCGGACATTAAAGACTTTTTAAATCTTCCTGCTTGGATCCAAATTAACTTAGATATTCATTCCCATGATGGCCTTGCGGAAACATGGTACTTCATACATCCTTGCGACACTTCTGAAATTGTTGGTATGTGTCACCATGAGAAGTATCTAGAGCGATGGACTAGTACCTTTGTATCCAGTTTGCTACCGtaa
- the FPS1 gene encoding Fps1p (similar to Saccharomyces cerevisiae FPS1 (YLL043W); ancestral locus Anc_4.10): MSVPSPVWEESINKNKNKNENANKSNNSNSAALNDYLAENASNKINNNTNENNNNDNFNDNATKRNRYNHYDNNNDDDDYDYEMQDFKPIPFTSNQKPKPYYIPQHPSNGPNNSTIHEIVPNLDMSSQWNQKSGRIGRSDSSNNNINNTRQRTPTVSSNVLNIGQFYSDNLEHPSPTIDNNIDQLRVRRSSNTTNTINNNDGNVNISRTNTNRSAIQDYDDAHEKNNVPIIVKPKTLYQNPQTPTVLPSTYHPINRWSIVKNSYLKEFLAEFMGTMVMIIYGSAVVCQVLAAGKYQQKQFNDALNELQGDADVDTGSIKIIQTLENLVSSVSGGTFDDIALGWAGAVVMGYFCAGGSAISGAHLNPSITIANFIYRGFPAQKVPIYIGAQLLGAFCGALILFIYYKEVIVQTYEEWWKTEAVASMFCVVPKPYLSSSRQFISEFLCGAMLQAGVFGITDPYTCLSSDLFPLMMFILIFMINASLAYQTGTAMNMARDLGPRLALYAVGFDRKMLWVAHHHFFWVPIVSPIIGAIAGGLAYDVCIYQGHESPVNWPLAVYKEMLLKLWFRRPGWSHRTKARTTSELSGFSYGEDELNDNISAIRSTLSDNKFNKKKKPVNEEDMPEKAVQFKSVHRVERTDAGIPTILEEQESIETTSLDAVHSASTSSFD, translated from the coding sequence ATGTCTGTACCTTCACCAGTTTGGGAAGAATCgataaacaaaaacaaaaacaaaaatgagAATGCAAATAAAAGTAACAACTCTAATTCAGCTGCTTTGAATGATTATTTAGCAGAAAATGCctcaaataaaataaataataatactaatgaaaacaataataatgacaattttaatgataatgctACCAAAAGAAACCGATATAATcattatgataataataatgatgatgatgattatgattaCGAGATGCAGGATTTTAAACCAATCCCTTTTACATCTAACCAGAAACCCAAACCCTATTATATCCCGCAACATCCTTCCAATGGACCAAATAATTCTACCATTCATGAAATTGTACCCAATTTGGATATGTCATCGCAATGGAACCAAAAGAGTGGTCGAATCGGAAGATCTGACTCgagtaataataatattaataataccaGACAAAGGACACCGACTGTCTCAAGTAACGTGCTTAATATAGGTCAATTTTATAGTGATAATTTGGAGCATCCATCTCCAACTATTGACAATAACATTGACCAGTTGAGGGTAAGAAGATCAAGCAATACAACTAATActattaataacaatgatggcaatgtaaatatttcGCGTACAAATACTAATAGGTCAGCAATTCaagattatgatgatgctcatgaaaagaataatgtACCTATTATAGTTAAACCCAAAACGTTATACCAAAATCCTCAAACTCCAACAGTCTTACCTTCAACGTATCATCCAATTAACCGATGGTCTATTGTTAAAAACAGTTATTTGAAGGAATTTCTAGCGGAATTCATGGGAACAATGGTCATGATAATTTATGGATCTGCTGTTGTTTGTCAAGTACTTGCAGCTGgaaaatatcaacaaaAACAATTCAATGATGCCTTGAATGAATTACAAGGCGATGCAGACGTTGATACTGGaagtataaaaataatacaaacaTTAGAAAACCTCGTGTCCTCCGTGTCAGGCGGTacatttgatgatattgcCCTGGGATGGGCTGGTGCAGTGGTCATGGGATATTTTTGTGCTGGTGGAAGTGCCATATCAGGTGCCCATTTAAATCCATCTATAACAATTGcaaattttatatatagaggATTTCCTGCTCAAAAAGTTCCTATTTATATCGGTGCCCAATTACTAGGTGCATTTTGTGGTGcattaattcttttcatttattataaAGAAGTCATTGTACAAACATATGAAGAATGGTGGAAAACTGAGGCTGTCGCATCAATGTTTTGTGTGGTTCCAAAACCATATTTATCAAGTTCAAGACAATTTATTTCAGAATTCTTATGTGGTGCCATGCTTCAAGCTGGTGTCTTCGGTATCACTGATCCATATACATGTCTATCCTCAGATTTGTTCCCCCTTATGAtgtttattcttattttcatGATTAATGCTTCTTTAGCATATCAAACAGGTACAGCAATGAATATGGCTAGAGATTTGGGACCAAGACTAGCTTTATACGCAGTTGGATTTGATAGAAAAATGTTATGGGTAgctcatcatcatttctTCTGGGTCCCCATAGTTTCTCCCATCATAGGCGCAATAGCCGGCGGTTTGGCATATGATGTTTGTATCTATCAAGGTCATGAGTCACCTGTTAATTGGCCCCTTGCTGTATATAAAGAGATGCTATTAAAATTATGGTTCAGAAGACCAGGATGGAGCCACAGAACAAAGGCTCGAACGACATCCGAGCTAAGTGGTTTCTCTTATGGAGAAGATGAACTCAACGATAATATCTCTGCTATTAGGAGTACCCTTAGcgataataaattcaataaaaagaagaaaccagtaaatgaagaagatatgCCTGAAAAAGCTGTTCAGTTCAAATCTGTGCATCGAGTTGAGCGAACTGATGCAGGTATTCCCACTATTTTAGAGGAACAAGAATCAATAGAAACGACATCTTTAGACGCAGTTCATTCTGCAAGTACAAGCAGCTTCGACTAG
- the NDAI0D05010 gene encoding sugar porter family MFS transporter yields the protein MDSQVPITDPTIGPKRVNNDFQSQPSESGSHSIMEAPSNKGEEEENKGFNDVNIPPAEMPKKPASEYVTVSILCLMIAFGGYVYGWDTGTISGFVSQTDWIRRFGQQRADGTYYLSKVRTGLLLAIFNIGCAIGGLAFSRLGDIYGRRKALVFVTIVYMVGLVISIASIDKWYQYFIGRIISGMGVGGIAVYSPLLISEVSPKHVRGTLVSCYQLMITLGIFLGYCTNYGTRNYSNSVQWRVPLGLGFAWALFMIAAMLFVPESPRFLIEVSQFDEARRSVARSNKVSVDDPSVIAEVEFLTAGVELEKAAGSASWGELFQTKGKVLHRVIMGIMIQTLQQLTGANYFFFYGTLIFASVGLNDGFQTSVIIGVVNFVSTFPAIYIVDRFGRRTCLLWGAAGMICCMVVFASVGVTRLWPNGKDQPSSKGAGNCMICFTMFFIFCFATTWAPCAYVIVSESFPLRIKAKGMSLAIAANWFWNFLLGFFTPFITGAIDFYYGYVFMGCLCFAWVYVFLFVPETKGLTLEEVNTMWEEGVLPWKSAQWVPPSRRDADYDVNAMASDDKPLYKRMLGK from the coding sequence atggattcCCAAGTTCCTATTACGGATCCAACAATTGGTCCAAAAAGAGTTAATAATGACTTTCAAAGTCAACCATCTGAATCGGGTTCCCATTCAATAATGGAGGCTCCATCGAATAAAGGTGAAGAGGAGGAAAATAAGGGTTTCAATGATGTAAATATCCCTCCTGCTGAAATGCCAAAGAAACCAGCCTCTGAATATGTTACCGTCTCAATTTTATGTTTAATGATCGCCTTTGGTGGTTACGTTTACGGTTGGGATACTGGTACCATTTCCGGTTTCGTTTCTCAAACTGATTGGATTAGAAGATTCGGTCAACAACGTGCTGATGGTACTTATTATTTGTCTAAGGTTAGAACtggtttattattagctattttcaatatcgGTTGTGCTATTGGTGGTCTAGCGTTTTCCAGATTAGGTGATATTTACGGTCGTAGGAAGGCATTAGTTTTTGTTACCATTGTCTATATGGTCGGTTTAGTCATCTCAATCGCTTCTATTGACAAATGGTACCAATACTTTATCGGTAGAATTATCTCTGGTATGGGTGTTGGTGGTATTGCCGTCTATTCTCCATTATTGATTTCCGAAGTTTCTCCAAAACATGTCAGAGGTACTTTAGTCTCATGTTACCAATTGATGATTACCTTAGGTATTTTCTTAGGTTACTGTACTAATTATGGTACCAGAAACTACTCTAACTCTGTTCAATGGAGAGTTCCATTAGGTTTAGGTTTTGCTTGGGCCTTATTTATGATTGCTGCCATGCTTTTCGTCCCAGAATCTCCACGTTTCTTAATCGAAGTCAGTCAATTCGATGAAGCCAGACGTTCTGTAGCTAGATCAAACAAGGTCTCAGTTGACGATCCATCCGTTATCGCTGAAGTTGAGTTCTTGACTGCAGGTGTTGAACTTGAAAAGGCCGCTGGTTCTGCCTCATGGGGTGAATTGTTTCAAACCAAGGGTAAGGTCCTCCATCGTGTCATTATGGGTATTATGATTCAAACATTACAACAATTGACTGGTGCTAACTACTTCTTTTTCTACGGTACTTTGATTTTTGCCTCTGTGGGGCTAAATGATGGGTTCCAAACATCTGTCATTATTGGTGTCGTCAATTTTGTCTCCACCTTCCCAGCTATTTACATTGTTGATAGATTTGGCCGTCGTACTTGTCTATTATGGGGTGCTGCCGGTATGATTTGTTGTATGGTTGTCTTCGCTTCCGTCGGTGTCACCAGATTATGGCCAAATGGTAAAGATCAACCATCTTCTAAGGGCGCTGGTAACTGTATGATTTGTTTCACTAtgttcttcattttctgttTTGCTACCACTTGGGCTCCATGTGCTTATGTTATTGTTTCTGAATCCTTCCCATTAAGAATCAAAGCTAAGGGTATGTCGTTAGCTATCGCAGCCAATTGGTTCTGGAATTTCTTACTAGGTTTCTTCACTCCATTTATCACTGGTGCTATCGATTTCTACTACGGTTATGTTTTCATGGGTTGTCTATGTTTTGCCTGGGTATATgtgtttttatttgttcCAGAAACTAAAGGTTTaacattagaagaagtAAACACTATGTGGGAAGAAGGTGTCTTACCATGGAAATCTGCCCAATGGGTTCCACCATCTAGAAGAGATGCTGACTATGATGTTAATGCTATGGCTAGTGATGACAAGCCATTATACAAGAGAATGCTTGGTAAATAG